One window from the genome of Spirochaetaceae bacterium encodes:
- a CDS encoding type II toxin-antitoxin system PemK/MazF family toxin, protein MAGRLNRGEIWQYTFKAPDKRRPVVIISRQEVIPLLHTVMVAPITSTIHGSPAEVAVGVDEGLKRASAANLDHVQTVDQARLSRFIGRLPEGKMRQVCLALARATGCD, encoded by the coding sequence GTGGCCGGGCGGCTGAACCGGGGCGAGATCTGGCAGTACACGTTCAAGGCACCGGACAAGCGGCGGCCGGTGGTGATCATCAGCCGCCAGGAGGTCATCCCGCTGCTGCACACCGTGATGGTCGCTCCCATTACCTCGACCATCCACGGTTCCCCCGCCGAGGTGGCGGTCGGCGTAGACGAGGGCCTCAAGCGAGCCTCGGCCGCCAACCTCGATCACGTGCAGACGGTAGACCAGGCGCGGCTGAGCCGTTTCATCGGGCGCCTCCCGGAGGGCAAGATGCGCCAGGTCTGTCTCGCCCTCGCTCGCGCAACCGGCTGTGACTGA